Sequence from the Microbacterium sp. 1.5R genome:
TCGTCTCGCCCGACGGGACCCGCTCGTCGTCGTGGCCGCCGTCGTGCTCGCGGTCATCGCCGTGATCGCCGTCGCCGGCCCCTGGCTCGCCCCCTACGCACCCGACCAGCTGTACGTCGGGCCCACGAACGGCGTGGTCTCCCTCGACCATCCGTTCGGCACCGATGACCTCGGCAGGGACATCCTGTCGCGGGTTCTCGCCGGCGCCTCGGCCAGTGTCGCGGCCCCGGTCATCGTCGTCGTGCTCTCCACCACGCTCGGCATGGCGCTGGCCGTCACCTCCGCCTGGTTCGGCGGATTCGTCCGCGGCACGATCGCGCGCATCATCGACGTGATCTTCGCCATCCCGGGCCTGGTGCTCGCCGTCCTCGCCGTGGCCATGTTCGGCAAGGGACTCGTCGCCCCGGTCGTGGCACTGTCGATCGCGTACATCCCGGTCGTCGCGCGCCTCACCCAGACGGCGGCCTCGCGCGAACTGGGTCGTCCCTACGTCGCAGCGCTGCGGGTGCAGGGGGTGTCGAGCGCGGCGATCTGCTTCCGTCATCTGATCCCCGCACTCATCCCGGTCGTCGCCGCCCAGGCGACGGTCGGCTTCGGCTACGCGATGCTCGACCTCGCCGCGATCTCGTTCCTGGGTCTCGGCCAGCAGCCTCCCGCCGCCGACTGGGGATCCATGATCGCCGGAGGGCAGGCCGCCATACTCGCCGGGGCTCCCGAGCAGTCGCTCTTCCCGGCGGCGCTGATCGTCGTCACCGTGCTCGCGGTCGGCATCATCGGCGCACGCACCACCACCTGGGCAGAGGAGAAGGAACGATGACGGCACCGGTGCTCGAACTGCACGGCCTGGCGATCGGCATGCAGACTCCCGAGGGGCCTCGCATGCTGGTTCACGACTGCACGCTCGACGTCGACCTCGGCGAGTCCGTCGGCCTCGTCGGCGAGTCCGGCTCGGGGAAGACGCTGAGCGTGCGGGCGATCGCCGGCCTCCTGCCCGAGTCCTTCACGACGGCGGGAAGCATCCGCGTCGAAGGCCAGGACCTCGCGTCCCTCGACGACCGCGGGCGGCGCGAGCTGCGGGCGCTGCGCATCGGCATGGCGTTCCAGACGCCCCGCGCGCACCTCAACCCGCTGCGGACGATCGGCGACTTCCTCACCGAGGCGCTGGTCACCGTGGCAGGCTTCACCGTCGACGCCGCCGAGCGTCGTGCGATCGAGCTGCTCGACGAGGTCGGAGTTCCCTCTCCCGCCCGTCGACTGCGCCAGCGACCGGCCGAACTGTCGGGCGGCCTGCTGCAGCGGGTCATGATCGCATCCACTCTGGCGATGGATCCCCGTTTGCTGCTCGCCGACGAGATCACCACCGCCCTCGATGTGACCACACAGGAGGAGGTCATGGCGGTGATCGGCGACCTGCGTCGCCACCGCGACCTGTCGCTGCTGTTCATCACCCACGACCTCGCTCTCGCCGGTGCCGTCTGTGATCGGGTCGTGGTGATGAAAGAGGGGCGCACGATCGAGACGCTGCGGGCGGGGAGCATGAGAGAGGATGCCGCGCAGGACTACACGCGCATCCTCATGTCGGCCTCGCTCGACGCCGTGCCGCTGACCGCGGGGCCGTCGAGTTCCGCCGAGACCGAGCCGCTCCTGCGAGTGGACGGTCTCAGCAAACGATTCCGCGTGCGAGCGGCCCGTGGGCGCGGGCACGAGGTGCTCACCGCCGTCGACGACGTCTCGTTCACCCTCGCTGCCGGAGGATCTCTGGGCATCGTCGGGGAATCCGGGTCGGGTAAATCCACCACGGCCCGCATCATCTGCGGCCTGGAGCGCGCGGATGCCGGCACCGTGCACGTCGGCGGCTCCGATTGGAGCACACCCGCCGCCTCGGGCACCGAGCGCCGCATCCGCGCGAAGACCGCGCAGATGGTCTTCCAGGATCCGTATCAGTCGCTCGACCGACGCCAGACCGTGCGACAGTGCCTCACCGAAGCGATCCGCGTGCACCGCCGCGACGACGACCGCGCCGCGCTCTCCGCGCGAGTGGGCGCACTGATGGACTCCGTGCGCCTCGACCCCGCCCTGCTCGACGCGCGTCCGCGCTCGCTCTCCGGAGGCCAGCGGCAGCGTGTGGCGATCGCGAGGGCACTGGCCGCCGAGCCGCGCATCCTCGTGCTCGACGAGGCCGTGTCGGCGCTCGACGTCACCACCCGAGTCGAGATCCTGACGCTGCTCGAACGCATCCGCCTCGAGACCGGCGTCGCGCTGCTGATGATCACACACGACCTCACCGTCATCCGCCGACTGTGCGACGACGTGGTGGTGATGCGCGAGGGCCGCATCGAGGAGCGCGGCGCTACCGGCACCGTGCTCGACGACCCTCAGGCTGAGTACACCCGCCTGCTTCTCGACTCGATCCCGAGCGAGGGCTGGGCACCGCAGCGGCGCATTCCGGTGCGCACCACTCCGATCCCGACGATCGGACTCGACCGACCGACCACGAGGAGACGGCGATGACCGACACCGAGCTGATGACCCCCGCATTCGAGTTCTGCTTCGAGCTGCAGGTCGATGTGACCCCGCCTCAGCGCATCGGTCGGGGTGAGGGCGGCCAGCTGCACTTCACTCCGATCATCGGCGGCCGCGTCACCGGGCCTCGCGCTGAAGGGCGTGTCGTTCCGGGCGGAGGTGACTGGTGGGTCGACCATGGCGTCACCACCCAGCTCGATGCGCGGTATCTGATCGAGATCGACGGCCATCTCGTCGATGTCATCAACCGCGGCTATTGGCGGGCGAACGAGGCGGCGATCGCGCAGTTCGAGTCGGGCGGACAGCCGTCCGAGCACGATCTCTACTACCGCACGGCGTTCGTGTTCCAGACGGATGCGGAGCCCCTGCGTTGGCTCGCCGAGTCGCAGTTCGTCGGCTACGCGCGACCGGGAGACGACCAGGTCGTCATCCGCGTCTTCCGAGTGGTGTGACGAGATGATCGACGAGCACGACCAGAGCGGCGCAGCCGCCACGACGAGAGGCATGACCATGACCCGCACCCTCACCGCCGATCTGTGCATCGTCGACGGCCACGTGTTCGACGGCCGGGTGGGCACCGCCGACACCGCCGTCGCCATCCGCGGCGAGCGCATCATCGCGATCGGCTCCGACGACGAGATCCGTGCCCTGGCTGGCCCGGACACCCGGGTGATCGAGGCGGCCGGCGGCGGCATCCTTCCGGGTTTCGTCGACGCGCACATCCATGCCGCGTTCGCGGGTGTCGAGCGGCTCAGCTGCGATCTCACCGGCGCGAGCACGGTCGACGAGACGCTGTCGCTGATCGCGGCAGCGGCCGAGGCGACGGATGCCGAGTGGATCACCGGCGGCGGTTGGAGCCACGAGCTGTTCCCGCACCCGACCAGGCAGCTGCTCGACGCGATCGTGCCCGACCGCCCTGTGGCGCTCAGCGACGCCGGGCACCACACCCTCTGGGTCAACTCGCGCGCGCTGCAGCTCGCCGGAGTCGACCGCGACACCCCGGCGCCGCCGAACGGTCACATCCACCATGACGACGAGGGCGAACCGACCGGATACCTCAACGAGACGGCGGCCGAGCTCGTCGGTCGAGCGATCCCGGCGTCGACCGATGCCGATATATCGGCTGGTCTGCTCAATGCGCAGGATTTCCTCTGGACGCTCGGCATCACCGGCTGGCATGAGGCCATCCTCGGCGAGTACAACGGCAAGGCCGACTGCACTGCCGCATATCTCGCGACCATCGCAAACGGCACTCTCCGTAGCCGCACGTCCGGCGCGCTCTGGGTTCCCCCCGGCACCACCGCCGCGCAGGTGCCCGAGCTGGTCGAGCGCTTCGTCGCTCTGCGAACAGCGAACGCGGCGGCCGGATTCGACACATCGACCGCCAAGGCGATGGTCGACGGCGTGCCCCACGGCGAGACCGCGGCGCTGCTCGAGCCGTACTGCAGCCACGCCGGCAGCGGAGAACTGCACATCGACGCCGAGGCACTGGAGGCACTCGTCGTCTCGCTCGACGCCGCGGGGTTCGCGATGCACCTGCACATCATGGGCGACCGCGGCGTGCGTGTCGCCCTGGCCGCGGTCGAGGCTGCCCGACGCGCCAACGGCACCGGTCAGCGCCATCACTTCGCGCACCTGTCGATGGTCCACCCCGACGATGCCCGCCGCTTCGGCCCTCTCGGCATCACCGCGAACATCCAGGGCCTCTGGGCATCCGTCGACCCGGCCGTCGTGCCGATGATCGGTGACGCGCGGATGCGCGCGGGCTACCCGTTCCGGGCGATCGCCGACAGCGGTGCCGCGATCGCCATGGGGTCGGACTGGCCCGTATCGCCGGCCGACCCGTGGCTCGCGATCCACGTCGCCGTCAATCGCACTCTCCCCGGCCCCGACGGGCAGCCGCGCGAACCCCTCGACGCCACCCAGCGTCTCACCCTCACCGAGGCGCTCGCCGCGTACACCAGCGGATCCGCCGAGCTCGTGCTGGGCGGAGGGGGGATGCTGCGCATCGGCGGCCGTGCCGACATCGCGGTGTCGACCGTCGATCCGTTCGCCATCCCGGCCGAGGCGCTGATCAGCGTGGGCACCGCCGTCACGATCGTGGGCGGAGCCGTCGTGCACACGCGCGAGTGAACCGACGCGGCGACGCACCGTCCCGTGCGTCGCCGCCTCGGTTCACGTGATCGGCACGGGCACCGAGTCGATCAGCAACCGGGTGTATTCGTGCTGGGGATCGCTCAGCAGACGCTCTGTCGCGCCCGCCTCCACGATCTCCCCGCGACGCATCACGATCGTCTCGGCGCAGACTCTTCGCACGACCGCCAGGTCATGACTGATGAAGAGCAGGGTCAGCCCCTGCTCCCGGCGGATCCGGGCGACGAGATCGAGCACCTGAGCCTGCACGGACACGTCGAGTGCGCTCGTCGCCTCATCCATCACCAGCAGCTCGGGTTCGACGGCGAGCGCCCTGGCGATCGCCACACGCTGACGTTGGCCGCCTGACAGCGTGCGCGGGCGGGCGGTGAGATGCTCTTCTCCCAGCCCCACGGCGGTGATCAGTTCGCGCACGCGCTCGGCCGCGTCGTTCCCCGTGCGGCCGCCGTGGAGTCTCAGCACATCCTCTATCGCTCGCCCCACGGGAATTCGCGGATCGAGCGAGAGGTACGGGTCTTGGAAGACCATCTGCACGCTCTTGGCACGCTCCAGCCGCTCGGCGCGCGATCGCGGGATGCCCGCCATGGATCGGCCGCCGATCGTGATCGCTCCGGCATCCGGCTCCTCGAGTCCGACGATCATCCGCGCCAGAGTCGACTTGCCCGACCCGGATTCGCCCACGACGGCGAGCGCACCGCCGCGGGGAACGACCAGATCCGCATCGATCACGGCGGAGACCGGCTCTGCACCGCGGCGCCGATAGGTCTTGCCCACCCCCGTCACGACGAGTTGCGCCTCGGCACCCGACACGGCCGTCGGCGGTGAGATCTCCCCCGAGATGCGGGGGGTCGCCGCGACCAGACGCCGGGTGTACTCGGCGGTCGGCGCCACCAGCACGTCCCGCGCCACTCCCTCCTCGACGATCGCGCCGTCCTTCATGACGACGAGCCGATCGCAGAGCGACCCCGCGAGGTTGAGGTCGTGGGTGATGAACAGCATCCCCATCCCGCTCTGCTCGCAGAGATCCCGCAGCACCTGGATGATCTCCGCCTGTGTCGTGACGTCGAGAGCGGTGGTCGGCTCATCGCAGACGAGCAGGCCGGGAGATGTGCTCAGGGCCCCGGCGATCATGACCCGCTGCAGCATGCCGCCCGACAGCTCGTGCGGATGCTGCGACAGATGTTCCGCCGGAGCGGGAAGCCTGACGGCGGAGAGGAGCTCGACGGCGCGGGTGCGAGCGGCCTCCTTCGCCCACCCCTCGCAGAGCCGCAGCCCTTCGGTGATGTGATCGCCGATCGTCCGCATCGGGTTGATGCCGGCGCGCGGATCCTGGAAGACCATCGCGGCCTCGTGCCGACGGATCTCCTGTCGCTCCGCCGCGCCCGCGAGCGGGGACCGTCCGTTCACAGCGACGGCTCCGCCGACGGTCGCACGATCGGGAAGAAGACCCAGCACCGCACGGGCCGTGAGCGACTTGCCCGAGCCGGACTCGCCGACGAGGCCGACGGTCTCGCCGGAGGCGATCCGCAGCGAGATGCCGTGCAGCAGTCTGGTGCCGTTCGGAAGATCGAGCGTCAGGTCGCGGATGTCGAGCAGAGCGTTCATGAGGGGTTCCCTCCGCCGATTCGGTCGGACAGTTCTTCGCCGATGATGTTCACGCACACGACGACGAGCACGACGGCTACGGCCGGGGCGATCGCCGGCAGGAACTGCCCTGCGGCGACTCCCGACTGCGCCTCGTTGATCATCGCGCCCCAGTCGGCGGTCGGCGCCTGCACGCCGAGCCCCAGGAACGAGAGGCCGGCGAGCTCGGCGAGCACGTATCCGAAGTTGAGGGTCGACTGCGCGCCCACGATCGGCGTGACGTTCGGCAGCACTCGCCGCGAGGCGATCCAGCCTCCGCCGAATCCCTGCACCCGATAGGCCGAGACATACGGCCTCGAGCGCTCGGCCATGACCAGCGACCTCGTGAGCCGTGCCACGAACGGCGCGTACGCGATGCTCATGGCGATGACCGGGGCGACCAGCCCCTTGCCGAACAGCGCGACCGCCATGATCGCGATCAGCAGAGACGGGAAGGCGAACAGCACGTCGAACATCCGGCTGAGTGCGGCATCGATCCACCCTCCGCGCCACCCGGCCCACAGCCCCAGCAGGATGCCGAGGACGGTGGAGAACAGCACGACGAGCAGCGGGCCGATGAGCGCCGTGCGACCGCCGTAGATGAGGCGGCTCAGCAGGTCACGTCCGAGGGAGTCGGTGCCGAGCCAGTGGGCCGCGGACGGCGGCGCGAGGAACGACGTGAAGTCCACCGCATCCGGGTCGTAGGGTGCCACGAAGGGGGCGAAGATCGCCGCCAGCACGACCGCGCCGAGAACGACGACGCTGGCCAGGTAGAGGAATCGCGGGCGGCGCCCGCGAGGTGCGCGCAGCACCCGCATCGCGAGCGTCGGAGTCGAGGAGGTCATCGGGCACCAGCTCCTGCAGCGGATCGGGGGTCGATCCAGGGTTCGAGGACGTCGACGATCGCGTTCATGACGACGAACGCGCAGACGACGAAGAGGACGATGGCCTGCACCACGGGGAAGTCGAGCCGATCGACGGACTGCACGAGAAGCGACCCGATCCCCGACAGCCCGAACGCCGCCTCGACGATCGAGCTGGCGACGATGAGCCCCGCCACGAGCACGCCGCTCACGGTCAGGATCGGACCGAGGGCGTTGCGCAGCACGTGCCGCCGCACGACGATCGATCGACGCACGCCCCGACTCGTCGACACCTCGACGTGCTCACGGCTCAGCTGATCGACCATGGCCGACCTGGTGACCTTGCCGACCAGCACGATGAAGACGAGCGCCAGGGCGATCGACGGCAGGGTCAGGTGATAGACCATGTCGATGAAGCCCTGGCCCGACCCGAAGGAGGGGAACCAGCCGAGCTGCACGGAGAACACCGCGATGAGGACGATCGCCCCGACGAACGACGGGATCGCGCCGAGCACCGTGAGTCCGATCAGGACGAAGCGATCCAGCGCCCTCCCGCGGTTCAGCGCCGCGACAGCACCGAGCACGACGCCGGCGACCAGCACGATCGTCCCCGCCATCGTGACGAGCATGAGGGTCACGGGAAGCCGGTCGCCTATCACCTCGGTGACGTCCTGCCGGTACTGCAGCGAGCGCCCGAGATCGCCGTGGAGCAGACCGAGAACCCATCGCAGGTACTGCTCCCACGGCGGCAGGTCCAGTCCGTACTGGGCGGTCACCTGCGCCACCGCCTCTGCACTGGGCTTGCGCCCGCGCAACAGGAAGCTCACCGGGTCGCCGGGCACGAGGAAGCGCGAGAAGAAGACGAGCAGCGATGCCAGGAACAGGGTCAGCAGCAGCCCACCGAGCTTCCCGGCGACCCGGCGCGCGGCTGTCATCGGGCGCCGATCGTGGCCGCCCACGGGTAGTACATGAAGGCGATCGACGGCTGGACTCCGGTGATCCTCTCGCCCAGATAGAGCGATATCGGCGCCTGATACAGCGGGAGCCACGGCAGCTCCGCATTCGCGATCCGCTGGGCCTCGGCTGTGAGCTCGCTGCGCGCGGCCGGATCGTCGATCGTGACGGCCTCCTGCAGGATCGCGTCGAACTCCGGGTCGGACCACCCGCCGTAGTTGCTGAAGTCGCCTGTCCGAAGCACGGAGTACATCTCCAACGCATCCGGGCTCGAGAGATACCAGCTCGTGTAGAAGAGGTCGACGCCTTCGCGGGCGGTGGGGTCGGAGAACAGCGCGGTGTAGGCGTTCGGGGTGACGGTCTCGACGTTCACCGTCAGCCCGATCGACCGGGCAGCGGCGACGGTCGCCTGCGAGATGACTGCGAAGTCGTTGCTGATCGGCGCGGTGACGTAGGTCAGCTCGGCTCCTTCGGCGCCGGCTTCGGCGATGAGGCTCTTCGCCTGCTCGAGGTCCTGCTCGTAGGAGGTGACGTCGTCGAACGCAGCGGTGCGCGCGGCATCAGAGGCGTCCTGCCAGACCGACGGGGTGGTCATCACGTCGGTCGTCTCGCCGACGCCTCGGTACGCAGCCTGAAGGATGCCGTCACGGTCCATCGCGAGCAGCAGGGCCTTGCGCACGCGCACGTCGCCGAGGGGACCGTCGAGATCGCTGACCACGATGTTGCCCACCGCGGTGCTCATCCCGAAGAGCACGTCTCCCTTGCCCGCCGATCGGAGCGTGGAGACGGCCTCCATGGGAACCATCCACGATCCGTCGACGCTTCCGGACTTGAGTGCGTTGATGCGCGCGGTGGGGTCGGTCATGAAGACGAACTCGACCTCGCCGGACCGCGCCCGGAGTCCCTCATCCCAGTAGTCGTCGTAGCGGGTCATCGTGATCGACTCACCG
This genomic interval carries:
- a CDS encoding ABC transporter permease; this encodes MTSSTPTLAMRVLRAPRGRRPRFLYLASVVVLGAVVLAAIFAPFVAPYDPDAVDFTSFLAPPSAAHWLGTDSLGRDLLSRLIYGGRTALIGPLLVVLFSTVLGILLGLWAGWRGGWIDAALSRMFDVLFAFPSLLIAIMAVALFGKGLVAPVIAMSIAYAPFVARLTRSLVMAERSRPYVSAYRVQGFGGGWIASRRVLPNVTPIVGAQSTLNFGYVLAELAGLSFLGLGVQAPTADWGAMINEAQSGVAAGQFLPAIAPAVAVVLVVVCVNIIGEELSDRIGGGNPS
- the nikE gene encoding nickel ABC transporter ATP-binding protein NikE, which encodes MTAPVLELHGLAIGMQTPEGPRMLVHDCTLDVDLGESVGLVGESGSGKTLSVRAIAGLLPESFTTAGSIRVEGQDLASLDDRGRRELRALRIGMAFQTPRAHLNPLRTIGDFLTEALVTVAGFTVDAAERRAIELLDEVGVPSPARRLRQRPAELSGGLLQRVMIASTLAMDPRLLLADEITTALDVTTQEEVMAVIGDLRRHRDLSLLFITHDLALAGAVCDRVVVMKEGRTIETLRAGSMREDAAQDYTRILMSASLDAVPLTAGPSSSAETEPLLRVDGLSKRFRVRAARGRGHEVLTAVDDVSFTLAAGGSLGIVGESGSGKSTTARIICGLERADAGTVHVGGSDWSTPAASGTERRIRAKTAQMVFQDPYQSLDRRQTVRQCLTEAIRVHRRDDDRAALSARVGALMDSVRLDPALLDARPRSLSGGQRQRVAIARALAAEPRILVLDEAVSALDVTTRVEILTLLERIRLETGVALLMITHDLTVIRRLCDDVVVMREGRIEERGATGTVLDDPQAEYTRLLLDSIPSEGWAPQRRIPVRTTPIPTIGLDRPTTRRRR
- a CDS encoding DUF3237 domain-containing protein, whose amino-acid sequence is MTDTELMTPAFEFCFELQVDVTPPQRIGRGEGGQLHFTPIIGGRVTGPRAEGRVVPGGGDWWVDHGVTTQLDARYLIEIDGHLVDVINRGYWRANEAAIAQFESGGQPSEHDLYYRTAFVFQTDAEPLRWLAESQFVGYARPGDDQVVIRVFRVV
- a CDS encoding ABC transporter ATP-binding protein; protein product: MNALLDIRDLTLDLPNGTRLLHGISLRIASGETVGLVGESGSGKSLTARAVLGLLPDRATVGGAVAVNGRSPLAGAAERQEIRRHEAAMVFQDPRAGINPMRTIGDHITEGLRLCEGWAKEAARTRAVELLSAVRLPAPAEHLSQHPHELSGGMLQRVMIAGALSTSPGLLVCDEPTTALDVTTQAEIIQVLRDLCEQSGMGMLFITHDLNLAGSLCDRLVVMKDGAIVEEGVARDVLVAPTAEYTRRLVAATPRISGEISPPTAVSGAEAQLVVTGVGKTYRRRGAEPVSAVIDADLVVPRGGALAVVGESGSGKSTLARMIVGLEEPDAGAITIGGRSMAGIPRSRAERLERAKSVQMVFQDPYLSLDPRIPVGRAIEDVLRLHGGRTGNDAAERVRELITAVGLGEEHLTARPRTLSGGQRQRVAIARALAVEPELLVMDEATSALDVSVQAQVLDLVARIRREQGLTLLFISHDLAVVRRVCAETIVMRRGEIVEAGATERLLSDPQHEYTRLLIDSVPVPIT
- a CDS encoding amidohydrolase, whose amino-acid sequence is MIDEHDQSGAAATTRGMTMTRTLTADLCIVDGHVFDGRVGTADTAVAIRGERIIAIGSDDEIRALAGPDTRVIEAAGGGILPGFVDAHIHAAFAGVERLSCDLTGASTVDETLSLIAAAAEATDAEWITGGGWSHELFPHPTRQLLDAIVPDRPVALSDAGHHTLWVNSRALQLAGVDRDTPAPPNGHIHHDDEGEPTGYLNETAAELVGRAIPASTDADISAGLLNAQDFLWTLGITGWHEAILGEYNGKADCTAAYLATIANGTLRSRTSGALWVPPGTTAAQVPELVERFVALRTANAAAGFDTSTAKAMVDGVPHGETAALLEPYCSHAGSGELHIDAEALEALVVSLDAAGFAMHLHIMGDRGVRVALAAVEAARRANGTGQRHHFAHLSMVHPDDARRFGPLGITANIQGLWASVDPAVVPMIGDARMRAGYPFRAIADSGAAIAMGSDWPVSPADPWLAIHVAVNRTLPGPDGQPREPLDATQRLTLTEALAAYTSGSAELVLGGGGMLRIGGRADIAVSTVDPFAIPAEALISVGTAVTIVGGAVVHTRE
- a CDS encoding ABC transporter permease; this translates as MTAARRVAGKLGGLLLTLFLASLLVFFSRFLVPGDPVSFLLRGRKPSAEAVAQVTAQYGLDLPPWEQYLRWVLGLLHGDLGRSLQYRQDVTEVIGDRLPVTLMLVTMAGTIVLVAGVVLGAVAALNRGRALDRFVLIGLTVLGAIPSFVGAIVLIAVFSVQLGWFPSFGSGQGFIDMVYHLTLPSIALALVFIVLVGKVTRSAMVDQLSREHVEVSTSRGVRRSIVVRRHVLRNALGPILTVSGVLVAGLIVASSIVEAAFGLSGIGSLLVQSVDRLDFPVVQAIVLFVVCAFVVMNAIVDVLEPWIDPRSAAGAGAR
- a CDS encoding ABC transporter permease; the protein is MSVGQLAAGRIPVAARRLARRDPLVVVAAVVLAVIAVIAVAGPWLAPYAPDQLYVGPTNGVVSLDHPFGTDDLGRDILSRVLAGASASVAAPVIVVVLSTTLGMALAVTSAWFGGFVRGTIARIIDVIFAIPGLVLAVLAVAMFGKGLVAPVVALSIAYIPVVARLTQTAASRELGRPYVAALRVQGVSSAAICFRHLIPALIPVVAAQATVGFGYAMLDLAAISFLGLGQQPPAADWGSMIAGGQAAILAGAPEQSLFPAALIVVTVLAVGIIGARTTTWAEEKER
- a CDS encoding ABC transporter substrate-binding protein, with translation MNRTLRSRSLARGGATALVGVLAVAALASCGPADTTGSGSEEPIDWELTETTAAPSGDIDSFTFATYAEPYSLDYAYAFDYADNSILANTCESLLRLNPDYSLSPGLAESFAHPTPDTWVYTIREGVTFHDGTALTAADAVASMSRHLDPAVGSFWYSVYQNVKSIEQTGEREVTVTMTGPDSQFNLGMGGSAGVIESAATLAEKGADYGNSTGGVNCTGPFELTSWESGESITMTRYDDYWDEGLRARSGEVEFVFMTDPTARINALKSGSVDGSWMVPMEAVSTLRSAGKGDVLFGMSTAVGNIVVSDLDGPLGDVRVRKALLLAMDRDGILQAAYRGVGETTDVMTTPSVWQDASDAARTAAFDDVTSYEQDLEQAKSLIAEAGAEGAELTYVTAPISNDFAVISQATVAAARSIGLTVNVETVTPNAYTALFSDPTAREGVDLFYTSWYLSSPDALEMYSVLRTGDFSNYGGWSDPEFDAILQEAVTIDDPAARSELTAEAQRIANAELPWLPLYQAPISLYLGERITGVQPSIAFMYYPWAATIGAR